The Lysinibacillus pakistanensis genome includes a window with the following:
- the tagD gene encoding glycerol-3-phosphate cytidylyltransferase, with the protein MKKVITYGTFDLLHKGHIRLLERAKSLGDYLIVGLSTDEFNRLKDKEAYYDYEHRKYILEAIKYVDEVIPEMNWDQKADDIFKYNVDIFVMGDDWEGKFDDLNKLCEVIYLERTQNISTTQIKVELKNL; encoded by the coding sequence ATGAAAAAAGTCATTACGTATGGAACGTTTGATTTATTGCATAAAGGCCATATTCGATTATTAGAAAGAGCAAAATCATTAGGGGATTATTTAATTGTAGGATTATCAACTGATGAATTTAATCGTTTAAAGGATAAGGAAGCTTATTATGATTATGAGCATCGTAAGTATATTTTAGAAGCAATAAAATACGTAGATGAAGTTATTCCTGAAATGAATTGGGATCAAAAAGCGGATGATATTTTTAAATATAATGTAGATATTTTTGTGATGGGTGATGATTGGGAAGGGAAGTTCGATGACCTAAATAAGCTATGTGAAGTGATTTATTTAGAGAGAACACAAAATATTTCAACTACCCAAATTAAAGTCGAACTTAAGAACTTATAG